The Apium graveolens cultivar Ventura chromosome 11, ASM990537v1, whole genome shotgun sequence genome has a window encoding:
- the LOC141695897 gene encoding receptor-like protein kinase HERK 1, producing the protein MEIEMLYKFQHIHLVSLVGYSDDCEEMILVYDYMSRGTLVDHLHKRVRNGNNSLPSLTWVHRLKFYVGAAHGLDYLHTGTSAESGVIHRDVKSTNIVLDENGVAKISDFGLSKTGPANQIHTYISTRVKCTVGYPDAFYVSTHRLIRKSDVYACDVVLFEVLCGRPAVDKRLDEEQMNLAEWDQITYPNIKRETFPDSLSAYIEVAIKCLYQKPNVTARRKQLKNSATIGAKSIVKHHLIQPNRLNQLPSISPPRNQRIPRHNTQTTKPNPIKTPSPQTPNPHT; encoded by the coding sequence ATGGAGATTGAGATGCTTTACAAGTTTCAACACATCCATTTAGTCTCCCTTGTTGGTTACTCTGACGATTGTGAGGAGATGATCCTAGTTTATGATTATATGTCTCGTGGAACACTTGTTGATCATCTGCATAAAAGGGTCAGAAATGGTAATAATTCTTTGCCTTCTCTGACATGGGTGCATCGACTCAAGTTTTATGTTGGGGCAGCTCATGGATTAGACTATCTTCACACTGGTACAAGTGCTGAGAGTGGAGTCATACACAGAGATGTGAAGAGCACAAACATTGTACTTGACGAGAACGGTGTAGCTAAAATTTCAGACTTTGGATTGTCCAAAACAGGCCCAGCAAATCAGATACATACATACATAAGCACCCGTGTCAAATGCACAGTCGGTTATCCAGATGCATTTTATGTCTCAACTCACAGATTGATCAGGAAATCTGATGTCTATGCCTGTGACGTGGTGTTGTTTGAGGTCTTGTGCGGAAGACCAGCAGTTGATAAGAGGCTGGATGAAGAGCAAATGAATTTAGCTGAATGGGACCAGATAACTTATCCCAATATCAAGCGAGAAACTTTCCCTGATTCCTTAAGTGCTTATATAGAGGTTGCAATCAAGTGTTTATATCAAAAACCCAATGTAACAGCCCGACGTAAGCAACTTAAGAATAGTGCTACCATCGGGGCAAAATCCATAGTAAAGCATCATCTGATACAACCAAACCGCCTTAATCAATTGCCCTCCATAAGCCCACCCCGCAATCAAAGAATTCCACGACACAATACTCAAACAACCAAACCCAATCCCATAAAAACACCTTCTCCGCAGACCCCAAATCCCCACACTTAG